The following proteins come from a genomic window of Maridesulfovibrio zosterae DSM 11974:
- a CDS encoding phosphoglycerate dehydrogenase: MSKTVVFIQAPPYCAGSEDALNKLREADLEIIDRRGQNIDTPGFMDDLCRADVLLNGNDLQINSELMDQMKSLKMIGKYGVGLDMVDIPAATERNIAVCNSPGCNCQAVADQTLGMILGLMRMIPQGDSHMRQGKYDHTSFKGTELWKKTLGLVGVGAIGRAVAMRANGFKMRILGYDPYWPAELADALNIERIEKWEEMLPKVDVLSLHCNLTKDNAQMLGSDQFKMMKKSSIVVNAARGELINEDALYEALKSGEIAGAGIDAWTNEPPTGSPLLTLDNVLAMPHSAAFTVESFSNMDMQVTDQIIDFSRGIQPRPTVNNINIG; encoded by the coding sequence ATGTCAAAAACTGTGGTTTTCATCCAAGCACCTCCATATTGTGCAGGCAGTGAAGATGCGTTGAACAAATTACGCGAAGCTGATCTGGAAATTATTGATCGCCGGGGACAAAATATTGATACTCCTGGCTTTATGGATGATCTTTGCAGGGCAGATGTTCTGCTTAACGGTAATGATTTGCAGATTAATTCTGAATTGATGGATCAGATGAAAAGTCTGAAAATGATCGGCAAGTACGGAGTCGGTCTGGACATGGTAGATATTCCTGCTGCGACCGAACGTAATATTGCGGTCTGTAATTCACCCGGTTGTAATTGTCAGGCAGTTGCTGATCAGACTCTGGGAATGATTCTTGGCTTGATGCGAATGATTCCTCAAGGGGATAGCCATATGCGGCAGGGTAAATATGACCATACCAGTTTCAAGGGTACTGAACTCTGGAAGAAAACTCTGGGGCTTGTCGGTGTCGGAGCTATTGGACGGGCAGTGGCAATGCGCGCCAATGGCTTCAAAATGCGTATTCTAGGGTATGATCCTTACTGGCCTGCCGAATTAGCAGATGCATTGAATATTGAGCGTATAGAGAAATGGGAAGAGATGCTGCCGAAAGTGGATGTTCTTTCCCTTCACTGCAATCTGACAAAGGATAATGCCCAGATGCTAGGTTCTGACCAATTTAAGATGATGAAAAAATCTTCTATAGTCGTCAATGCAGCACGTGGTGAACTCATTAATGAGGATGCTCTTTATGAAGCTCTGAAGAGTGGAGAGATTGCCGGTGCAGGTATTGATGCCTGGACCAACGAGCCACCCACAGGATCTCCTTTACTGACTCTGGATAACGTTCTGGCTATGCCGCACTCAGCTGCGTTTACGGTAGAGTCATTCAGCAACATGGATATGCAAGTAACGGATCAGATAATCGATTTTTCACGTGGGATCCAGCCGCGTCCAACAGTCAATAATATCAATATTGGTTAA
- the dctP gene encoding TRAP transporter substrate-binding protein DctP, producing the protein MQKRLFLALIVALGLMVTGTAFAAKHWKYGHVAPIQVGEFIQGHQQGCLAMAEYVKKKTDGDIEIAVFPLSQLGPERSMLEQTQFGLLDMMDCTTGTLSNLVPQVGLLDLFFMWPSKDVAHKVITDPEFMKIYGDLLLQKGLVHVGYSENEMRDFDCTKRCVVSPEDMKGIRVRVIESPVFLDGFRAMGANPVGMPFGEVYTALQQGVIDMQDNPNPTTVAMKFSEVAKFLTRSDHAYTCLFKLMSRDLYESLSDKEKELIKSGAKVGQELNWAANNEIRKEMEKKAIKQEGCTIKDLTPEQREAFRKTQEKVWAKYAQKCGNIPNDSKYGKYAGVAYFDMIQDKIKQYSN; encoded by the coding sequence ATGCAGAAACGGTTATTTCTCGCACTGATCGTAGCACTAGGATTAATGGTTACTGGAACGGCGTTCGCAGCCAAGCATTGGAAATACGGGCATGTTGCCCCTATCCAAGTAGGTGAATTCATTCAGGGTCATCAGCAGGGATGTTTAGCAATGGCCGAATACGTAAAGAAAAAAACCGATGGAGACATAGAGATAGCAGTTTTCCCCCTCAGCCAGTTAGGTCCTGAACGCAGTATGCTTGAGCAAACTCAGTTTGGACTGCTGGATATGATGGACTGTACAACGGGTACACTTAGCAACCTTGTTCCACAGGTGGGATTGCTGGATCTATTCTTCATGTGGCCAAGTAAAGACGTTGCACACAAAGTAATCACAGATCCTGAATTCATGAAAATCTACGGTGATCTTCTCCTTCAAAAGGGGCTTGTACATGTTGGTTACAGTGAAAATGAGATGCGCGATTTCGATTGCACCAAACGATGCGTAGTATCTCCTGAAGACATGAAAGGAATCCGTGTCCGCGTTATTGAATCTCCAGTATTTCTTGATGGATTTCGCGCTATGGGGGCCAACCCTGTAGGCATGCCATTTGGCGAAGTATATACAGCGCTGCAACAAGGGGTAATTGATATGCAGGACAACCCCAACCCGACTACCGTGGCCATGAAATTCTCCGAAGTTGCCAAATTTCTCACCCGTAGTGACCATGCATACACCTGTCTTTTCAAACTGATGAGCAGAGACCTTTATGAAAGCCTGAGCGATAAAGAAAAAGAACTCATAAAATCTGGAGCTAAAGTTGGACAGGAACTTAACTGGGCTGCCAATAATGAAATTCGCAAGGAAATGGAGAAAAAGGCTATAAAGCAAGAAGGCTGCACCATTAAAGACCTCACCCCCGAACAACGCGAAGCTTTCCGAAAAACTCAGGAAAAGGTCTGGGCAAAATACGCCCAAAAATGTGGCAATATCCCCAATGATTCCAAGTATGGAAAGTATGCCGGGGTAGCCTACTTTGATATGATTCAAGATAAGATTAAACAGTACAGCAATTAA
- a CDS encoding TRAP transporter small permease codes for MRFNEIFNSFEELSIGGLLLLLAMATTFQVITRYCFDITFDWMAEGSRYLTILATFAGAGLAVKSGAHFTMDAAIHFLPERPTLLVKSIAHFFSSFIMFIVGYQAYVLVKKLALFGMSTASLGLPMWVAYLPILFFSLVIGWRFFHEGIKSLRAFINPASAS; via the coding sequence GTGAGATTCAACGAAATTTTTAACTCATTCGAAGAATTGTCCATCGGCGGCCTTCTGCTCCTGCTGGCAATGGCAACAACTTTTCAGGTTATAACGCGATATTGTTTTGACATCACCTTTGACTGGATGGCTGAAGGTTCTCGTTACCTAACCATTTTAGCGACTTTTGCCGGAGCTGGACTGGCGGTTAAATCAGGCGCGCACTTCACAATGGATGCTGCAATTCACTTCCTACCCGAGCGGCCCACCTTACTTGTCAAATCAATAGCGCATTTCTTCAGCTCATTCATTATGTTCATTGTGGGCTATCAGGCTTACGTATTAGTCAAGAAATTAGCTCTCTTTGGCATGAGTACGGCCTCTCTTGGTCTCCCCATGTGGGTTGCCTACCTGCCTATCCTGTTCTTCAGTCTGGTCATAGGTTGGCGTTTCTTCCATGAAGGCATCAAGTCTCTTCGTGCCTTCATTAACCCGGCATCAGCCAGCTAG